ACCGGTGCTTTTGTAGGATTTGCTTCGACCGTTTTTATGAAAAGTCGTGAAAAGGACAACATCTCTTTGTCGCACCAGTTGGTTTAGAATATCGGCTGCTTCATTGAGCAAACCTCCGCCATTTCCCCTCAGATCCAGAATCATATTGGATATTTTCTGATCGCTGACATAATTCTCTATGGTATTCATAAACTCGCGATAACTGCCACTGTTTATTTTCTCGAGCCTGATGTAAAAGTATTGATCCGGTTTGCCGAAGGAATGTGTGACAGAAGGATTGGGAACAGACCTCAACTGAAGATTTGCGGTTTTTTTATTCGTTTCACCATACACGGAATATTGCAGGCTCAGTTCTCCGCCGGATGTGTTCTCAGCGATGGAGTCCAGCTTGGTAAAGTCAAGCTTGCTTTGCCCATTGACCTGGTGTAATTCGAATCCGGCTTTTAAGCCTTTTTCGGCAGCGTCGCTTTCATCCAAGACCTTTTGAATCCACCATTTTCCGTCGATTTCTATACAGCGGAGACCTAGGGTGTGTAGCGAGTTGTTCAGATCAGAATGCCAGTTTTTTGATTCAGCAGAAGGAATGTATTCAGTAAATGGATCCAGTGCAAGACACAGCTGATAGGTCAAATAATCTGATGTTTCCGAATACAAAATGCTATCCAGATAATGGGCATCCAGGTAAGCAAATACATCTTTCAGATGGTAAATGGTATTTTGAGACGAGGGATAAGTAGATCCATCGAGTTCTTTCATTTTTTCTTCCGGCAATCTCATCTTATATCCTCCATACATACCGATCAATGTACAGAGGGCCAGCAAAAGAGGCTGATATTTATAATATGATGGTTCTGAATCCTGCATCCTGTTAATAATAGGTATATCGTCTCACCTTGGCCACGTGCTTGGCCAATCTGACGACCTGACAAGTATATCCAAATTCGTTGTCATACCATGCGTAAATGGTGACCGTTTTTCCATCCGTGCTGAGCAGGGTAGAAGGGGCATCGATGACCGAAGCCACCGTGGTGCCCACCGCATTGCTGGATACATATTCAGTAGAAGTGGAATACTGCAATTGCTCCACAAGATCTCCTACAAGGGTTTCTTTTCGGAGGGCGGATAAAATTTCTTCAAGGGTGGTGGATTTTTCAAGACTTAAATTTAAAATGGCGAGTGAAACATTTGGGACCGGAACCCTAACGGCATTGCCGGTCAAAATTCCTTTTAGATGAGGCAATACTTTGGCGACGGCAGAAGCCGCTCCGGTACTGGTAATGACCATATTGATGGGAGCGCCCCTACCTCTTCTGGGTTTGCGGTGAAAATTGTCCAACAGATTTTGATCGCTGGTATAGGCATGCACTGTTTCAATATGCCCTTTGGTAATTTTAAAATAGTCATCGATAATTTTAATCACCGGGACAATGGCATTGGTGGTACAGGATGCAGCACAAAAGATATTTTCCTGATCAAGGGGCAGATCTTTGTGATTAACACCCACCACAATATTGGGAATGTCTTTCCCTGGTGCAGTCAGTATCACCTTGTCAATTCCGGGTCTCAAATGGGCGCTTAGTTTTTCGCGGGTGTCCCACATACCCGTGTTGTCGATCAGGATCGCTTTTTGGATGCCGTAATCTTCGTAGTTGATTTCAGAGGGATCCTGTGCAAAGATCATGTGGATCCGATTGCCATTGATCTCGACCACCGATTCTTCCGGAAAAATTTCGATGGTGCCGTGAAAACTACCGTGAATGGAGTCGGTTTCAAATAAGGACATTCTCTTTTTCAACTCCTCTGCTCTGTCTTTCATGCCCGGCCTCAAGACGATGGCTTTCAATAGCAATTGTTCCCCTTTTCCTGTCGTAGAAATCATCCGTCGGGCCACCAGCCTTCCTATTCTTCCAAATCCATACAGGACCACATCTCTTTGACCTTCGTTTGCAATTTCCGTGCTCAAACCTTTGGCCAGCCTTTCTGAAATATATTGATTGACCTCTGTTTTTCTTCCTTCTGCCACCCATTGGGAAGCCAATTTACCAATATCAATTCTGGAAGGTTGCAAATTGGAGAGAGCGTGAATTGCTTTGGTGATGGCAAGCGTATCTTCGATATATACAGGATCTGTTCCGTAATTGGCCGCATATTTATGAATATCGATGACCTCACTTGGGCGTTTGTCCTGGAGTTCTCTTCTAAACAGCAACAATTCGATGGAACGGTCAAATAAAAGTTCTCCGATCAATTTACTGAGTTCGAGGGCATTTTTTTCTTTTTCCCTCCATTGACTAAGCGCTATTTTGTGGTTGGCTTCGTTTTGGTTCATGATGTCTAAGTTTGCGCAAAATTGAGAAAAATCGGATGAATTTCTCTTCTTAATTCTGAGCTGCTGTGTTAATGATTTTAAAGTACAGGGGTAAATTTGGTGGAACAGATGCTTTCAAAAATCAAGATGGATGGATCACTGTTGCAAATCACGGGTTCAAAACATTGAATGATAAGACCTTGTAATTGGATGTTGGGAGTCTGGATTCGATTGGTTTATCGACATGAACGCAAACAATGGATTTTCTTAGATGGTATCCAATATGCCAAATCCAAAAAGGTCTTGCTTATTTTTTTGACCATCCAAAATAAATTATACAGGTACTTCTGATCACAATTTCTATTCATTGAAATAGAATTTTCCAAAGCTGCAATGGTTTACTTGGATCCACCACAAGTAACATTGTTCACTCTTTTTTCGACCTACGCAGAATCTGTGCGTCATTTGCAATTTTTTGAGAAGGCTCCTGTCTTGATTAATGTTTTGGCCATCATGACGAACTTACATGACAGCATTGGGCTGAATTTGAAAGAAGGTTAAACCCAGAATTGTCATTAGATTTTGTAATGAGAGCCAAAAGAGCAACAAAGGCAAGACTCCTCGAAAGAAATTCGCGCATGACTGACTGGTTCCGACATGGTCGGAAAGCGAGTGAACAATTTCACTCGCTAAGGAAGGAACCAAACAATACTTTGTTTGGTCATTTTATATTTCATTGAGCACGAATTTCGAGAAGAGGCTTGCAATTAAAGCTATTTTGGCTCGTAATAGAATTCTAATGACAATTCTGGGTTAAATAAGGGATCTGTAAATTAAATTCCCAAATATTGTTTGAGAAGTTTGCTGCGGGTAGTGGATCTCAATTTATTAATGGCTTTGTCTTTTATCTGTCTCACCCTTTCCCTCGTCAAACCAAATTTATCACCGATATCTTCCAGTGATTCCGGATGCTCCAGTCCAAGTCCGAAATACAATTTGATGACATCGGCCTGTCGGTCTGTTAAGGTGCCGAGGGCTCTTTCGATTTCTCTCCGAAGAGAATCCTTGTACTCCAACATCGAATCGGTCGCCGGCGTGGAATCATTT
This window of the Saprospiraceae bacterium genome carries:
- a CDS encoding glyceraldehyde-3-phosphate dehydrogenase yields the protein MNQNEANHKIALSQWREKEKNALELSKLIGELLFDRSIELLLFRRELQDKRPSEVIDIHKYAANYGTDPVYIEDTLAITKAIHALSNLQPSRIDIGKLASQWVAEGRKTEVNQYISERLAKGLSTEIANEGQRDVVLYGFGRIGRLVARRMISTTGKGEQLLLKAIVLRPGMKDRAEELKKRMSLFETDSIHGSFHGTIEIFPEESVVEINGNRIHMIFAQDPSEINYEDYGIQKAILIDNTGMWDTREKLSAHLRPGIDKVILTAPGKDIPNIVVGVNHKDLPLDQENIFCAASCTTNAIVPVIKIIDDYFKITKGHIETVHAYTSDQNLLDNFHRKPRRGRGAPINMVITSTGAASAVAKVLPHLKGILTGNAVRVPVPNVSLAILNLSLEKSTTLEEILSALRKETLVGDLVEQLQYSTSTEYVSSNAVGTTVASVIDAPSTLLSTDGKTVTIYAWYDNEFGYTCQVVRLAKHVAKVRRYTYY